The genomic DNA ATCTGATTCAAGAAGATCCCGGATTTAAACGATCTTCTTTTTAAAGCCTTAAAAGGCTTTAGAAAGTACTTGCGGAATCAAActacaaatttttttaaatgcgCAATTTCCGGCCTGCTTGGTAGATAAAGACGTAAAACAACAGGAGTGAAATGATGAAAAAACTGACACAAATTATAGCCCGTAAATCGGAATCAGGTTAATGAGTTCATAATTACGGACAGTGTTGCGAGGTTTGTGTCCAAGTGCCTTGAGCAGTctagtttttaaattttatcttcCCTACCCTGCgggcagaggtttctctctttgcccatggcttttagcgtttacaaAGTCTTTCCCGCCGCTTGTCAGTCGCGCAGTTGGTTTGTTTTATACGTCCCGGGTTCCTCCTTGGGCGTACGAAATAAACCAACTACGCGCCATGCacgagagaaacctctgctcgcaggataTTTAACCCGCATGCAAGCCCAGGCAGATGAACTTAATTGCTTTAataacaaagttaaatgagaGAAATTTCCGTCTTCTGCTATTTACATCTATCCAAGTATCTTGAgtgttttatttatatttctGCGCGCAAGCCCAAGCAGGTATCTTAAAATGCTTAGCAAAATTGAAAGAACGTAATTCACGTCAGTAATTACTATGATTCAGagatgaatttcattttgtatttttgaagctCCTTCGATTACAAATTGCGTAACTATTTGTGAATAACGCGCTTTGATGCGACACTAACAAAAGAGCGAAATGATTGGTACTGAGAAAGTTTGTCTAGCCTGAGTCGCACGCGTTCAAAAGGGAGCGCAGCGAGGATGGATGGGGTAATCAGGAGCCAATCGAGTTGCACGAATCTTGTCGTCGAACGTAACCGCAGTCTTAATTATAGGCTATAATCAGTAGCCACCTGCTCAGACCTCATTAAAAATTTTTCCCGCATGACGAACTCTAGATAAGGTTTGCGTGAAAGGCCATGAGTAGCCTTCGCAGCAGGCGGTTTTTCAGTCTGTTTTTCGTTTGTGGTTCGAGAAGTAAGGGATAAAGACGCACGAAAGCTAAAGAGAGTTAAACGAGAAAACGTTGGGCGTGGGGCCAAAGGGAAAAAGACAGGGAACACTAAGCTCGCTTACTTTCATCAGAAAAGCATAGGTATTTAAAACTTTTTATCTCGGTTACTGGCAGCCTTATGTGAGCCCTCACAAAAAAAACTCATCACTCCATAAACTTTAAGCAAAATAGGTGCGAGCTTCGTCGCGCTTTTTGGCTggatcgtttgggtggacaagaGTTAGTAATTATTCCACGTTCGTGATCAAATCcaatgtatttttcttttcttgtttttttttatttttaataaactcATGTTAATTAGCATGTTTTGTTTACAGGTTTTTCCAGTGGTTTATTCCCTTATTGTGTTTTTTGATGAAGGCTCTAGCAGATACAGCACTGAGATAGATATATTCAATTTTACTTAGTTTCCATAACACTTGTGCTCTTATAATTTCTAGCTCCTTTTGCGAACAAAACTTGACAATGTCAAGCGACAGTATTCATAAAACAAATTGGTAATgagagaaaaaatatatcattaattgcaagtgaaagaaaaaggttttgagttgaACACCCCTCAGTCTTGAGCATTGGCGTGCGGGAGGGAGCGATTCTAGCTAGCTAAGAACACCACGAAATTCGAAGTTTTATCTTTAAAGATAAAGCATAAACATTCTATTGATATTTTCGTTACATAGTTAAAATCTACCATTAACGTCACTATATGCCAAGGTTTGTCAAGTGTATCGAAGTATCTTGTAAAACcattaatatttttaaacatttcatGCATAGCCAGAACATGTAAAGGCAGGGAGATCATATGACATCTTTCCTTTTCAGTGTACCCGTACCATTAATTGCAATGACGGcaataaaaaatgtttaacACTTCCCTTTACGTGAATTGCATTCTGGGAGTCTGTAAAGGACTCGAGCCACTATTTAAGAGCGGGGCCCTTTTGAGTTTTTAGCACTACTGAAACCTGATCACCAGTCCAGCTAATCCGAGCAGTTTATAACTACTGTAGCCCTGTAACCTTAAAAGCTCTTAGAGTGGATAAGTTCTATAGAAGTGTTTTATTCTTCTTACTACTTGTATCAACAAGAATAAGAAAATCAGTGCAAGACGGAATAGGACGGCCGTTCAATCAGGCAATCCGTGACACAGTTGGTGAAGAGAAGACCAATCTTCTGACAACTGAACGCGATATGCGAGAGCAGCTCGAACGTGTGAAAGCAAAAATGTACATTGACGCCCTCAACGACAAATCTATACCGATAGTGTGCGTTGTAGATAAAATCAATATCGTGAACCATGTACATATAGAAGAAGCCACAAGCAGAAGTATGAGGAGAGAAATTGGAAACCTCATAAAAACGCGCCTGCGCATGGCTGATGGTGCTGACGTCCAGCTAGTAACTATGATGAGTGATGTGCTGAAAGCCCTACTATCCCGAGGAACGGGGACATACGAACAGCAATATAAACACGTTATCTATGCCAATAAAAGCTTCATTCGCTTCGATTACTATTTCTACGTGAAGATCCTTTCAGATTGCCGTGCTGCCCTGTCTTTTTATGGACAGGTGGGTCTAATGGAAGTCGCGAAAGCCAGAGTACCAGTGCTGATATACGAGCTGACGAGAGCGATGGAACACAAGCACCTTGAAGAGGCAGGCAAAGCGCTACAGATACTGGGTAATTTGAAAATGAGTTCAATGCAAGATGCGGCACAATTCCTAATCAAACAAGCTGATAGGGAATCATTCCCCCCAAAACCCGCTGATGAGCATCCAGCGCGTGAGACAAAAACACCCGCTGGTGAAGAAAATGAGTGACCGAATAAAAGGTTGATTAACGAGACCACCAGGTGAGTGTTTTAAACAGAACTTTCCTTATATTCCGAGTTGAAATTAAACGTTACCTTTAGTTTAGGTTATTTTTGACagtcatattttattttatacatgtTTTAGATTTACCATCAATAGCGCACAGATGC from Porites lutea chromosome 6, jaPorLute2.1, whole genome shotgun sequence includes the following:
- the LOC140940903 gene encoding uncharacterized protein, translated to MREQLERVKAKMYIDALNDKSIPIVCVVDKINIVNHVHIEEATSRSMRREIGNLIKTRLRMADGADVQLVTMMSDVLKALLSRGTGTYEQQYKHVIYANKSFIRFDYYFYVKILSDCRAALSFYGQVGLMEVAKARVPVLIYELTRAMEHKHLEEAGKALQILGNLKMSSMQDAAQFLIKQADRESFPPKPADEHPARETKTPAGEENE